From candidate division KSB1 bacterium:
GGCCTCGTAGACAAAGTCGAAACCCTTATCCAGGGGCAAGGCATCGAGGGCGTTGCACGCCTCGCCCAGGTATAGGCTATCGCCGAAAATGCGGAAGGCGTCCAGCATCAGATACGCGTAGCCACCCGTGGCATCCGGCTCCAGAGCACCCGAGACCTGGTAATCGGCGTAGCGGAACCCTTCGTAGAAGCGGTAGCCATTTCTCCTCGCCAGCTGGACGATGGTCGGAAGCGATTCCTGAAGCAGGGTCTTCGCCACCCCTGAGGCAGGGCCCCCTCCTCGAGCCAGCTCCGCCAGATCAATGAGCAGTTGAAGCTGGTACCAGCCGTTCGACCCTGTCACTCCGTACGGCGGGGTGTCATTGACAAAGACCCGGTAGGTGGGTTGGAGGAACGTCACCAGGCCAGGGATCAGGTAGAGGTCGTCGAAAGTCCAGAGCTCCCAGTTGCCGCGGGCGCGCTCCAGAGCAGCGAGGGGACAGAGCACATCCAGCTGAGCGATGGCTTCCGCGCTGGAATAGCGGGGTACATCGACGTACGCGCGGAGATATCGCCACCCCCCCAGGTCCACCCAGCACACGGGATTCTGCAGGTCTTCGAGCGTCCGGAGCGCAATCGGAAGCCAGTCTATCTGAAGCGAGGACCAGGGCCTCTCGATCGTGCTCAAGATCGAGGATAATCCCCGCAGGAAACGGAGGCCAAGCTCCGAGGGGCTACCGGGCAGACCAGGCTCCAGCACCAGGTAGCTGTCTTCCAGAACCGTCCATTGTCCGCGCGGCAAGAAGATCTGCGCGTTCACGGGGCGGACAAAGCCCAGCTGGCTGGAGCTCAAATAGACGGCGTCATTGGGAGCGCCGTGCACAAGCTCGAAGTACGGGTTCAGGGAGGTGAAGTTGACAAACAACAGGACGCTGCTGTTGAGTATCCGTTTCTCTCCGAAATAGGCAATCCCGGCTGCCCAGGGCGCCTGCCGAGCGTAGACCTCAAGCGTGCCCGATACCTGGGAGCCGCTAGCCAGGTCACAGAAGAACATGGGCCGGCGCTGCTTCCACGGGCTGAAGTCAGTGGCTGGACGAACCCGCACCACCCAATGCAGCAAGCCCACGGTCCGCTTGTCGATCTCCACTTCGGAAACCATCTCCCCCCAGGAGCGCGAAGAGCGGATCACAACCCGCACCTCGCCCTCGCTCTCCTGTGCCTGAACCTGGGGGGAGGCGTCTGGCTGGAGTGGCTCGAGCGTGCTGCCCCCACACAGGACGTTGGCCAGCCCGAGCGACGCTCCCTCGCCCCTCGCGATCAGCAGAGCGCCGAACGTGGACGAACTGTCGTACCAAACGCGGAACTCGCCCATTTGTACCTGAAACGAGCGGGAGTCCCACGAAACCAGGGACACCTGAGCAGCCACGCCCTGCGCACCCAGCATTACCGCGCCCCAACCCAGGACCGAGGCCCACGCCGCCGCCAACCAGGGCCTTACCCATTTCGCCCTCACGCGGAGCGATTTGCCCCGGTCAGTCTCCTCACACGTGTTCAATCGCTCAGTCGCCACGTCCATCGGCCGCAAGTGCGCGATCCTCAGCGTCCCGCTTTGTCTTCTCATGGCAGAAGAAAGACACCTGTTGAGTCATAAGCGAGAACATACCTCGCCCCTGCGGGCGTTCGGGCCCTCCGCAGCCTGCGTCCGCCAGAGTCCCAGGAGCTGTCCCACCTGGCGGTTAAGGCTCGCATCGCCACGGGATCGGAGGAAACGGCCTGCAGAGTGAGCAAGGCCTCGACCGTGGACTCAGCGCCCGCATTCCGATTCACCTCCCCGGGCCCAGTAATCCCGTCGAAGGTGCGGCCGGTATGGGCATCGTAGGTCGGGATCCCGGCGTCGTTGTTTCCGATAAACCAGCTGGCCCAGAGCCCGGCCGCCACCGACCAGAAGGTGTCACCCGTCGCTTCGGCAAGCGCCAGCAGTCCCCAGACGGCCGGGCGGATGTCGTACGCAATCTGGGGATACGTGCGGGACTCGCCTCTACGTACATCTACCTCATGGAGGAGGCCGTGCACCAGGAGCCTTCCGCGCCAGTGTCTGGCCTCTTGCAGCGCTGCCTCCAGGTAGCTCGGGTCACCGAACGCCCTCCAGGCACGTACCAGCGCGAACAGCTGAAGGGAACCCCAGGCGTGCCACAGGTCCCGGTAGCAGAGAAGAGCCCCATGAAGGCTATCCGCCGGATCCGTAACCTGCATGGCCAGAATGCCTTCCAGAAGCCGCCTGGTTGTCGAGTCCGACCAACGAAAACGCGGATCCTCGCGCATCTGAAGAAGGGCCAAGACCAAGGTGGCAGTGGCGTCGGCACCCGAGCCGTTGACCAGCCACTTGGGGTAAGGACGGGCCGACTCCTCCCACTGGCCGTATCGAGCCATTAGCGTGTCCAGCGGGCTGTGGAGACGTTCCAGCGCTTCACTCAATGAGTCGCCGAAAGCGGGGTCCAGACTCCGAAAGTGCCTCCAGCCGCTTGCCAGCGCCCAGGCTGCCCGCGCAGTCCACCAGCCCAGCGAGGGACGGCTTGAGGTGCCGTGCAGATTCGGCCGCAGATCGGCATCGACAAAGTTGGCAAAGGTTCCGTTCTCCTGCTGCATCGCCAGCAGGAACCGCAAGAGCCGGCGGGCATGGTCCAGGGCTTCCCGATCGCCGGAGCGGCTCCACTCCTGGAGCCAGACGACGCTCGCCCGGGCCGCATCGTCCACGCAGGCGATCCCCTCGCCCGGTGCATCGGTCCAACGATAGCCGGGATATTCGCAGTAGATGTGCACGATTTCCGCAAGCCGGTGGGCAAGGACCACCCGTTCGCTCAGGCGGACGAGGTGATCGTAGTTGAGCGCCCAGGGGGCCGGAGGCGTGGTTCTGCACCCACCCGTCGCGGCCAAGACAAGCGCGCCGAGTGCAACCAGGGCCCAAAGGCCTCTTCCCCGATCCACCGTGCAGGCCCCGAACTCTCCGGTTCGTCCTCCGAGGAAATCGGACATTCCCCGCAGCTCGGGGTCCGGAATCCCGCCCATTGCAACCGCCCTTTCTCCAGCCGGTCTGGTGCTCATCCCTTCAGCCCTGTGGTGGCCATACTCGCGATGAAGTAGCGCTGGAGGAAGCTGTACGCCAGCACGATGGGAAGAGCCAAGAGCGTAGCGGCGGCAAGCTTCATTCCCAGCTGACCTTCGGCCTGTCCCCCCACGGCGAAAAGAGTGACCAGCTGCGGAAGGGTCATCCGAGAGAACTTCTTGATGACGATAAGCGGCCACAGAACCTCATTCCAGGTCGACATGAACGTGAGAACGGCCACCGTTGCGATCGCCGGGCGCGACAAAGGCCACACAATGCTTGTCAGAATCCGAAACTCGCCGCAGCCGTCGACGCGAGCCGCGTCGATCAGGTCCGTGGGGACGGAGAGGAAGAATTGCCGGAAAACCAGCACGGCAAACCCACTCACGGCAAAGGGCACGATGAGGGCAAGGTAGGTGTCCGTCCAGCGAAGCTTGACCATCAGGATGTAGCTGGGAATCAGGGTCACGTGCATCGGCACCATCATCGTGAAGAGGATGACGGCGATCAGGACCGAGCTGCCTCGAAACCGGAGTTTGGCCAGAGCGTAGCCGCCCATCGAGCTAAAGACCAGCACGCTGCCGGTCACGAGCGTCGACACGAGCACAGAGTTTACAAAGGCTCTCAGCACCGGGATCTTTCGGATCACCTGAGCATAGTTGTGCAGGCCGAGGTTTGGGGACCAGAGGGCCAAGTTAGTGATCTCCATTTCGGGCTTGAGAGAGGAGACGGCCATCCACACGAACGGATAGGCGAAGACCACGGCGCCAAGTGTGAGGACCAGATAGATACCCGCCCGAGGGGCCAGCGCAAGGTATTTTCGCGTACCCCGCATCAGACGTGCTCCGCCTCAGCCACTCTTCTCTGCAGTAGAACGACGGCCAGGATCATCAGGGCGAAGGCAACCCCAAGGGTGGCGGCGTACCCCATGCGATAGAAATCGAAGGCCTGCCGGTAGATGTAGAGCACAGCGCTGAGGGTGCTGTTCTCCGGCCCCCCGTCGGTCATCATGTACGGCTCGATGAACAGCGAGAAGCCGCCGATCGTGCTGAGCACGATCACCAGCACCACGGTCGGATTGAGCATGGGCAAGGTGATCCGGCGGAACTTCTGCCACGCGTTGGCGCCGTCCAGCTCGGCCACTTCGTACAGGTCCTGGGGAATCGACTGCAATCCGGCAAGAAAGAGCACAATGTACAGGCCCACGTTTTTCCACGTCGCCATCAGGGCAATGCTGGGCATTGCCAGATTCCGGGAGGTAAGCCAGGGCAGCCGGGGTAGTCCGAGCTTGACGAGGAGCTGGTTCAGAATCCCGCTCTCGTACGAATAAATCTGCAGCCACACGAAGGACACGACCACGCCGCTGACCACGACTGGCAGAAAGTACGTCGCGCGGAAGAACCCGCGGCCGCGGATGTTCGCGTTCAACAACATGGCGAACACCAGGGCCAGGACCAGCTGCAGCGGGATGTGGATGCTGACGAACACGATCGTGTTGAGAATGGCGCGCAGGAACCACTCGTCGCGCAAGAGCCGTGCGATATTGGCCAACCCTACCCACTCCATGGGCGTGAAGACGTCCCAGCGATGGAAGACCAGGAGAAGCGAAAAGACAAGGGGATAAGCGAGGAAAGCCAGGAAGTGCAGCACGTAGGGGAGAATCATCCCCAACGCAGCTCGCGAACGAGGATCGATCCAGCTCCTGCTACCCGTCCTCATCGCAGAATCTCCCGGGCCCGCCGAGCGGCGTCGTGAACCGCTTCCTCCGGGGACTTATGCCCGTAGAAACAACACGTCTCGAACTCGTGAGAAATGGCGTCGAAGATCTCCTTGAGCTCCGGAACGGAGCCCGGACCCCGAATTCGCTGAGCGGCTTCCGCGAAGGGGATCATCCTCGGGTGGCTGTCGAAGTACGGGCGATAGTAGGAGGCATCCAGCAGGTCCCTCCGGACAGGCAGCTGACTACACATCGCCAGGAGCAGGGAATCGGCGTGGGGCGATACCAGGAACTTCGCGAATTCCCATGCCTCGCGCGGCCTCCTTGTAGTGGTGAAGATGCCGATATTCTTCGGATCTCCGTAGGTGAAAGCAGGAAGACAGCTGGAGTCCGGGACGGGGATCGGAGCGTAATCGTATTCGAAGCCCGGGGGCTTGAAGCGCTCCACGTGCTCGATGTTCCAGGGACCCGCGGTGTGACAGGCGACCTTTCCGAGCAGAAACGCGTCCACCTGGAACGTAGAGCGAGGGAAAAGCCCCCATGCGAAGCCCTCCCGGAAGAAGCGGAACACCTGCACCGCCGCTTGATTGTCGAACAACACTTCCCTGTCGGCCACCAGCATCTGCCCCCGCGAGGCAGCCAGGTAGAAGGCGTAGAAGTCGAAGAAACGCAACCACCACTTCACCCGGTAGTCCACCAGCATGAGCCACTGGTCCGGCAGTCCGTCGCCGTCCAGGTCGCGCGTGATCCTCCTGCCTGCCTCCAAGAACTCCCCGTACGTGGCAGGGGGACGATCGTAGCCCGCCTGGCGGAACATCGCCACGTTGTACTCCAGCATGACCGGGTTGATCTTCCACGGGATTTCGTAAACGCCCCCGTCCGCCTGCCGATACTCCTCGATCAGCCCCTCCGGCAGCCGGGCTTGAACCAGCGAGTCAAAATCGGGGAAGGAGTGGAGGGGCAACAGTCCCCTGGCACGCACGAACTGCGCCACGGCCCCCGGCCAGATGTTCGAGCAGACGTCGGGGGTGGTGCGTCCTGCGATGGCCGTAAGCAGCACTTCCTCCGTGGACTGGCTCTCCGGCACGGGTTGCATCTCCACAGGAATGTCCGGATGGAGCCGGTTCCACTCGTCAACAAGCTTGCGGGCCAGCTCCACCTCTTGGGGGTTGGCGGCCGGCCAGTAGACCAGTCTGCCCCGGCCCGCACGCGATCCGCCTCGCTCTGAGCAGGCCGCTGCAAAAATCGCCACGCCGGCAACCAGGACCGACGTGGCGTGGACGAGGCGTCTCCGAAACGCGCTTTTCCCTCTACCCCACACCACCTCAGAACACGATCCCAAGGGACACCCGTTGCACGTTCGAAAGGCGCCCAAAATCCGCCCAGGCGTAGTCGAATCGGACGATCACATTGCCCAGGAGTCGTTGGTTCACACCAAAGCCCGCCGTAAGACCTTCCTCGCTGTCGCGAAGGAAGAGGTTGTGATAGCCGGCACGGAGGGCAATCCACTCGCGCCAGGCCCATTCCATTCCCAGATGCAAGCTTTCGGTGTTGTCCGAGGGATGAACGGCGTCCAGGGCAAGAGTCATGCGCTGCCAGTCGGATTGCAGGACCTCCATGGCCACTCCCGCTTGAAACGTGAGCGGTAGGGGCCAGGAGTCGGTGTGCAGGTCCGCGAAAATGCGCTCATTATTGCCCAGCTTGGTGGGCGAGATATCGTGGTAAACCAGAAGGTCCTTGCCCGTGAGTCGCATGTCCGTACCGAAATTCGTGAGGGCGGCCCCAATGCGCAGGCCGTGGAAATCCGTGACGAACAGCGTGCCCAGGTCCAGCGCCACCGCCCAAGCGCTCTCTTTCCAGATGTGTTCGTAGATGTATTTCCCCGTGAAGCCAATGGAGAAGCGGTCGGTAATGGACAGACCATAAGACACCGCCAGGGCAAGATCCCCCGCCGAGAAGTATTCCCCAGTGCCTCCCGGCATCTCGACGGTGGTCACCCGCATGTCGTCCATGGACAAGCTGGTGACGCTGGCTCCGAGAGTCCCCCATCTTCCGAGGGGGAGGACTGCGCCTGCGAAATCCAGGCGGGTGTCGGCAAGCCAATCCGTGTGGGTGAACACGACCTCGGGTCTACGGAGGCGCGGCAGTCCTCCTGGGTTCCAGTAGAGGGCTGTGGCGTCGTTCGCCGTGGCCACGAAGGCTCCCCCCATTCCGATGGCTCGGGGCCCGACCCCGATCTCGAGGAAGGGCGCCGCCACCATTGCCACCTTCGAGATACCGAGTTGGAATTGCGCGTGGCCGAAGCTGGCAGTCGCCGCCAGCCAGACCATCGCGACAACCGACCTTCCAAATCTGCGACCCATTGTACGCACTCGACTCATCCCGTCACCCTCGCAGGGCTTCAGCCGATGGAGTCACTTGATGACCGCGAACTTGCCGACCTTCGTGCCAATCCCTGGTGCATCGACATGATAGATGTAGACCCCGAAGGCGATGTCCTGCCCATCCTTGCTGGTGAGGTCCCACGGCTCTGCCCCGTCGTCCATGGCGCCCACATGCTCGATGGTGTCCACCAGATAGCCGCGGAGCGTGTAAATCCGGATGGTACAGCGGGGTGGCAGGTTCACAAAGTACAGCCGGCGTTCGCCACGCCCGAAGCGGAAGGGGCTGCGCGGCTCCCAAGAGGCCGTCACCACGTAGGGATTCGGCACCACGTCGATCTTATCCAGGGACCGGCGAGCCAGATCGACGTCGAATCGGCCAGCGCGCACCGTAAAGGTAAACGAGTCGCCCGTGCGGAAAGGCTTCGTGGTCACGATGCGGTACACGTCGCTGCCCGACGGCGGGATGACCTGCGGCTTCAGGGTATCCGTCTCGAAGGAGATCGCCCACGTGGTGGCCACGCGCAGTGGGTGCCGCGGATTGTCCACGAAGATCACGATGTTCTCGGTGGTATCCGGGGTCAGCGTTTGATCCCGCACAACGTCGCGGAAGAGAAACTTGGCCCGCTTGTTCTCGGTCAGGTTCCAGACCGTGAACTTCACGGGGGTCGCCGGGTAGCCGAGGACGGCATCGGAGCGATCGATCACCTCGTCCGCAAAGCGGATCTCGTAGTCCGCAGGATAGGGGGTGTTCAGGTTCATCAGGGGATTGGTCTGGCTGGTGAACTTGGGATCGAAGGAGACCCATACCTTGTAATTGCACCGGCCAACGAGCCAGCCAGTGCGCGAATGATCGATGGCCACCTGCCGGTCGTTGTAGATGTTCAGCACCAGACCGTCGAACAGAGGGGACTCGGCCACCTCCTCGTAGATTGGTGCCTCGGGCACAACGAGAACCGAGTCGCTGGTTACGTCCCACACTGTGAAGAAAGGAACACCCCGGTTGTGGAAGTAGGAAGTATCGCGAAACGAGACGCAGTACCTGCGTCCGTCTTTCACGGAGTCGGGAACAACGAACTGGACCACGAGGCTGCCGGTACCCGCTCCCCGGAACCGCACCGAGTCGGCAAAGGACGGCGGCAAGTACCCCGCGGCGCGAGCACGCGGGGTGACCACGGCGGTGTTCACATCGGTCTGTACATTTCCGGCGATGTCCACCTTGATGACGCTGGGACACTCGCTGGGAGCAATCCCCTCTACCGCGCCGGTGACGGTGGTGTCCAAATAGCCTCGATCGTACGAGACCACGGCGTAGTAGTAGGTCTGTCCGTTCTCGACATGTTCGTCGACGTACAGGTGGCGCAGCCCCGTGTCGTTCCCGAGGTCAAACTTGATGCCTTCCACGTCGATGGGGTGGAGTCCCTTGATGCCGTTGCGGAGATCAAACTGGGCGATGGGCTTGCGGAAGGTCAGACGTCCGTACGCGTCGGTAATCACCCGGGCCTCGAGGAATTCCGGCTCTGTACTTCGGTAGATGCGGTAGCCCTCAAAATCGTACTGCTGGAGGAACGGATCCCAGGAGCGCTCCGCACGGTCATCCCACATCAAGGTCACGCGGCCATCGCCTGGGATGGCCACAAGCCTTGGCTTTTCCGGAGGCTTGGCGAAGCGGTAGTCGGCGTTGTAAATCTGCTGCACGGTCTTCTTGGTGCGAGCCAGGTCCTGTGCGTCCTCTGCAAAGAGCAGGGCCATCGAGTAGACCTCCGTCTGGCCCGCGTGCAGGGGGAAGGGACCCGACGAGAAGAACATGCCGAGGTTGGCGGTCACTTGCAGAGCGTCCTTTGGCTGCGGGGCGGAACGGAACACCCGCCAGTTCTGCTCTTCGTTCCAGAGCTCGTAGGTGTGGACCGGGAAGATCAGGAAGCCGGTGAGCCCAATCTGATCGGATTCGTCCTTGTCCGTGTAGTCGAAATCGGGTTCCCCGGGGGTGGGGATGCCATCGGCCTCGCCTTCGTCGGGACCGGTGTAGCTGGCGTCGTAGGGACCCACACCGTCGGCGCCCACGTCGTCGTGCAGGGGCTCGCCGGGATCCCACTGGCCGTTCCCATTGAGGTCCTCGTAGCTGTCCCAGTCCTGATCCTCGTCGCCGGACCAGTGGGGTTTCGGCTCGCGATCGTAGAACGCACGGAAGGCATCCACATTGGCAACGCCGTAGGGGAAGGTGCTCAGCCACACGCCAGGACCGCTGTCCCGCCGCTCGTCAACCAGGCCATCGGAGTCATTGTCGAACCCGTCGACGAAGATGCCCGGGCTTTCCAGGAAGGCGAAACCGGCCACGCCCACGGGGGCCCATCGCCCCGGCGTGCCGAAACCGTCGTAGTCCCAGGCCCAGGCGATGTCCAGGACGACGTCGTAATCGCCCGTGTCGTCGGAAGAGTCATCCGTCCCCCCGACACCCCAGTCGATGTAGAAGCAGAAGTAGGTGCTATCGTAGCTCGTCTTGCCCTCGTTGGTGATTTCGTAACGGGCGAAGATACAGTCCTCGGCCAGCACCTGGGACCACTGGAAGAGGCGCGCGGCCACCTCCAGGCCGAGACCTCTCCGCGTGGTATCGGTGGGATCCGGGAAGAAGTCCCACTCCTCATCGGGATCGTCGTCGAAGACAAAGTAGGTCTCCAGATCGGCGTTCATCACCCCCTTGCCAAAAAAGCCATTCCAGTAGCCGTCCCAGTCGGACGGGCGGTCGGGCCAGTGGGCAGGCCAGGTGTTCGGATCGTCGCTCATCGCGGGCTCACTGGAGCGGGGGTTAAAGTAGCCAGGAAGCGGCGCCCAGCCCCATAGCTCGTCCTTCGGCCCCTTGTCGACAAACTCACGGTACTGGGTTTCCATCGGATAGATCACCCGCCCATGACGATCCACGGTGCGAGCCTGGACCACAAGAGCCACGCCGTCTACGTACTGGTGTCCGGATCCCTTGGGCCACTCGCCCGATGGGCTATCGGGCCAATGGGCGATCTCGCCCCAATTGATGAAGATCGTCCGCACCAGATTCCCGTCCATGATCCCCTGACGGCGGTAGATCGGGTTGCCCACGTTGGGATCCGGCTTTCGCTGGGCGATCGCTGTCCCCCACAGGCTCAGGAAGATCAGGGCCATTACAAACTTGCGCCTGCCTGTCATCTCCGTTGCTCCGTGTGCTGGCCGAGAAAGTTCCCGTGCCATGACGTGCCTTGGCCAAACACTCCTGCTCCCTCAAAACTCCACGGCGAAGCCCACCTGTACCTCCCGCGGCGGCGAGTAAAAGTCCGGCCGGATGTAGTAATCTTCCAGCGTGTTCAGCCCGCGTGGCCGGAGCCCGCCCACGTAAAGGGGAGCCAGCGTGTAACCGGCCCGTCCCGTATCGGTGAAAACTTCCAGCTCGTTCAGGCGATCGAAGAGGTTCAGTACGCGGACGTACACCGTGGCGCCCAGCTTTCCTACCCGCAGGTTCCGATACGCGTAGAGGTCGAAGTTCAGGTAGAGGGGTTTACGGGCGGAGTTCTCCACGGCCGTCTGGATATTCTGGAAACTGGGGGTGTAGGGAAGCCCACTGCCGAGCCGCCCGATGAGGCTGATCACAAATCGTTCGGGGTAACCCAGCGAAAGCGTGGCGTTCACCTGATGCCGGCGGTCCCAGTCCAGCGGCACCATCTGCTTCTCGGTCTCACGCGGCGGGTCGGTCTGCTGGTCCAGGAAAGCCGTGTTCGGGTCGCTGGCATTGCCTTTGGCGATCTGGAACGTGTAATCGACCGTCGCTCCAATTCCGCCCGAATGCCTTTTCTCGAAGGCCAGCGTGAAGCCCTTGACTTGCCCATAGTCCCGGTTGATGTACCGACCGTAGCGGATCCCCTGCAGGGTCATCTTCACTTCTGTGCCGAGCAGATTGCGGATGTCCTTGTAGTAGACCGTGGCATCCAGGGCGTAGTCCTGCCCGAGCTGCTGCTGTAGACCGATCTCGTAGATCACCGTCTTCTGAGGTTTCAGCTCGGCATTCCCCACGGTATTGAGCAGGCTGTTGGGAGGCGGCGAAGGTGTGCTCTGCAACGGGTAGATGTCGAATTCCGGGTTCACGTACAGGTACTGAAAGTTCGGGATCTGGAAAAAGTGGCCGTACGAGAGGTGGAGCGCCCCTCGGTCTGAGATCGGGTAGGCCAGCCCAAACCTCGGGCTCAGCTGATAGCTTGGCTTGGCTGAAAGGCGAGGCGAGATGTCGGGCTGGCGGAAATCTACCGGCACCTCGCCATCCGGGTCGAAGTAGTCGAAGCGGACGCCTGCGTTCACGATCAAATAGTCGAACTCCATCTTGTCCTGGACGTAGGCGGACGCCTCGATGGGGAAGTGCTCGTACCGGTTGTTGTTGAACGTCGTGATGGGGGCAATCCTTTCTGGCAACTCCGGGATCACCTCGTACTCGTGCAGCCACAGCCGATGCCGTCGCACCTCCACGCCCGTCTTGAGCTGATGCTGGCGGGTGACCTGACTGGTGAGGTCCAGCTTGCCGAGGACGGTC
This genomic window contains:
- a CDS encoding extracellular solute-binding protein, whose translation is MVWGRGKSAFRRRLVHATSVLVAGVAIFAAACSERGGSRAGRGRLVYWPAANPQEVELARKLVDEWNRLHPDIPVEMQPVPESQSTEEVLLTAIAGRTTPDVCSNIWPGAVAQFVRARGLLPLHSFPDFDSLVQARLPEGLIEEYRQADGGVYEIPWKINPVMLEYNVAMFRQAGYDRPPATYGEFLEAGRRITRDLDGDGLPDQWLMLVDYRVKWWLRFFDFYAFYLAASRGQMLVADREVLFDNQAAVQVFRFFREGFAWGLFPRSTFQVDAFLLGKVACHTAGPWNIEHVERFKPPGFEYDYAPIPVPDSSCLPAFTYGDPKNIGIFTTTRRPREAWEFAKFLVSPHADSLLLAMCSQLPVRRDLLDASYYRPYFDSHPRMIPFAEAAQRIRGPGSVPELKEIFDAISHEFETCCFYGHKSPEEAVHDAARRAREILR
- a CDS encoding sugar ABC transporter permease yields the protein MRTGSRSWIDPRSRAALGMILPYVLHFLAFLAYPLVFSLLLVFHRWDVFTPMEWVGLANIARLLRDEWFLRAILNTIVFVSIHIPLQLVLALVFAMLLNANIRGRGFFRATYFLPVVVSGVVVSFVWLQIYSYESGILNQLLVKLGLPRLPWLTSRNLAMPSIALMATWKNVGLYIVLFLAGLQSIPQDLYEVAELDGANAWQKFRRITLPMLNPTVVLVIVLSTIGGFSLFIEPYMMTDGGPENSTLSAVLYIYRQAFDFYRMGYAATLGVAFALMILAVVLLQRRVAEAEHV
- a CDS encoding PorV/PorQ family protein, whose translation is MSRVRTMGRRFGRSVVAMVWLAATASFGHAQFQLGISKVAMVAAPFLEIGVGPRAIGMGGAFVATANDATALYWNPGGLPRLRRPEVVFTHTDWLADTRLDFAGAVLPLGRWGTLGASVTSLSMDDMRVTTVEMPGGTGEYFSAGDLALAVSYGLSITDRFSIGFTGKYIYEHIWKESAWAVALDLGTLFVTDFHGLRIGAALTNFGTDMRLTGKDLLVYHDISPTKLGNNERIFADLHTDSWPLPLTFQAGVAMEVLQSDWQRMTLALDAVHPSDNTESLHLGMEWAWREWIALRAGYHNLFLRDSEEGLTAGFGVNQRLLGNVIVRFDYAWADFGRLSNVQRVSLGIVF
- a CDS encoding T9SS type A sorting domain-containing protein; the protein is MRRQSGTLRIAHLRPMDVATERLNTCEETDRGKSLRVRAKWVRPWLAAAWASVLGWGAVMLGAQGVAAQVSLVSWDSRSFQVQMGEFRVWYDSSSTFGALLIARGEGASLGLANVLCGGSTLEPLQPDASPQVQAQESEGEVRVVIRSSRSWGEMVSEVEIDKRTVGLLHWVVRVRPATDFSPWKQRRPMFFCDLASGSQVSGTLEVYARQAPWAAGIAYFGEKRILNSSVLLFVNFTSLNPYFELVHGAPNDAVYLSSSQLGFVRPVNAQIFLPRGQWTVLEDSYLVLEPGLPGSPSELGLRFLRGLSSILSTIERPWSSLQIDWLPIALRTLEDLQNPVCWVDLGGWRYLRAYVDVPRYSSAEAIAQLDVLCPLAALERARGNWELWTFDDLYLIPGLVTFLQPTYRVFVNDTPPYGVTGSNGWYQLQLLIDLAELARGGGPASGVAKTLLQESLPTIVQLARRNGYRFYEGFRYADYQVSGALEPDATGGYAYLMLDAFRIFGDSLYLGEACNALDALPLDKGFDFVYEAHFSAMTAAACARMAALTGDTHYLELVYLPLAALFRIVWWWECDYGYGHAYQTFGGLSPMIYAGVITPKEQYESWWYLREFLDSLPRGAEFRPEVLSLVSLFLEETPRVCYYCLPPHLPREAVWDRPSVYNSINHPELMIPVEDLRQGWEKSGQVGQEIYGAGMALAFAAAQAQSGVQGLAPRTVPVELGLEVWPNPASSAAQVRLHSPTCDWGEIRILDARGREVRSAIRVPTNKPVRLSSLTNAPGLPSGVYVIVGEAGGVRTYRKVLVLR
- a CDS encoding carbohydrate ABC transporter permease; the protein is MRGTRKYLALAPRAGIYLVLTLGAVVFAYPFVWMAVSSLKPEMEITNLALWSPNLGLHNYAQVIRKIPVLRAFVNSVLVSTLVTGSVLVFSSMGGYALAKLRFRGSSVLIAVILFTMMVPMHVTLIPSYILMVKLRWTDTYLALIVPFAVSGFAVLVFRQFFLSVPTDLIDAARVDGCGEFRILTSIVWPLSRPAIATVAVLTFMSTWNEVLWPLIVIKKFSRMTLPQLVTLFAVGGQAEGQLGMKLAAATLLALPIVLAYSFLQRYFIASMATTGLKG